In Candidatus Cybelea sp., one genomic interval encodes:
- a CDS encoding MlaD family protein, producing the protein MTKQAQVGAFTLVALLLLFGVFYLITDFGTRHTGYRIGVHFQSAAGLTTGAQVYFSGVDAGSVDQVQLLPDNTVDVILAMKNDIDVPAASKFLIQAPLTGSPALVIIPPRQAPPIALLPREVLPIEQQPRGTNGVSIGDLLQEGQGEIKRLNSLMALIEARTPRLLNTLQSTLDNANALTISTRSQLAAIGDTLQGSLGAASQNIVELSATLNGAATTDSKKVGVLLDQFNSTAVALNKSMTALQSLATDPRLKQNVLATTQNIAETTATLAALTKDLRTVTGDPQTQAQMRNTIANLDAVLQRANSLLGQLGGTSSVYGVDENATPAPLTVPSISPYPGAAPTSQPVQPGAAPTSQPVQPGVSPRMRANLQGKLASLGRSLVAIQVRLSGLSPQHNPGLNPVMTSSQGPLGDINLLLLPHSSTNVMLGANSIGNNTTWNALLQQKKGDFEFGGGVLYSQIGVRGAYAPLHGFGFETRIYDLTYPMIDLYGNLHIAPGAELFFGQRDITHASRRNTFGVQYQF; encoded by the coding sequence ATGACCAAGCAGGCTCAGGTCGGTGCATTCACGCTCGTGGCTTTGCTCCTACTCTTTGGAGTGTTCTACCTGATCACCGACTTCGGAACGCGGCATACCGGGTACCGGATCGGCGTCCACTTTCAATCGGCGGCCGGGCTGACGACCGGCGCGCAGGTCTATTTCAGCGGCGTCGACGCCGGCTCGGTCGATCAAGTACAACTGCTCCCCGATAATACCGTCGACGTCATCCTGGCGATGAAGAACGACATCGACGTCCCGGCGGCCTCGAAGTTTCTTATCCAGGCGCCGCTAACGGGCAGTCCGGCGCTGGTGATCATTCCGCCGCGTCAGGCCCCGCCGATCGCCCTGCTTCCACGCGAGGTGCTTCCGATCGAGCAGCAGCCCCGCGGCACCAACGGCGTCAGCATTGGCGACCTGCTGCAAGAAGGGCAGGGCGAGATCAAGCGTCTGAACAGCCTCATGGCGCTAATCGAGGCGCGCACGCCGAGGCTTCTCAACACGCTGCAGTCGACGCTCGATAACGCGAACGCCTTGACGATTTCGACGCGCAGCCAGCTGGCCGCGATCGGCGATACGCTGCAGGGCAGCCTCGGCGCCGCGAGCCAGAACATCGTGGAGCTCTCGGCGACGCTCAACGGCGCCGCCACGACGGATTCGAAGAAGGTCGGCGTCCTGCTGGATCAGTTCAACTCGACCGCCGTCGCGCTCAACAAGTCGATGACGGCGCTGCAGTCACTCGCCACCGACCCGCGCCTGAAGCAGAACGTCCTTGCGACGACTCAGAACATTGCCGAGACGACGGCGACCCTCGCCGCGCTTACGAAGGATCTTCGCACGGTAACCGGCGATCCGCAGACGCAAGCTCAAATGCGCAACACGATCGCAAACCTCGACGCGGTACTGCAGCGAGCGAACTCGCTCTTGGGGCAGCTCGGCGGCACGAGCAGCGTCTACGGGGTCGACGAGAACGCGACGCCGGCACCGCTGACGGTACCGAGCATCTCGCCGTATCCGGGCGCGGCGCCGACGTCGCAACCGGTCCAGCCGGGCGCGGCGCCGACGTCGCAACCGGTCCAGCCGGGCGTATCGCCGCGGATGCGCGCGAATCTCCAGGGCAAACTCGCATCGTTGGGGCGCAGCCTGGTCGCGATTCAGGTTCGCTTGAGCGGCCTCTCGCCGCAGCACAATCCGGGACTCAATCCCGTGATGACCAGCAGTCAAGGTCCGCTCGGCGACATCAACCTCCTCCTGCTGCCCCACTCGAGCACCAACGTGATGCTCGGCGCGAACTCGATCGGCAACAACACGACGTGGAACGCCTTGCTGCAGCAGAAGAAGGGTGACTTCGAGTTCGGCGGCGGCGTTTTGTACTCACAGATCGGGGTTCGCGGCGCCTACGCGCCGCTCCACGGCTTCGGGTTCGAAACGCGCATCTACGATCTGACCTACCCGATGATCGACCTGTACGGGAACCTGCACATCGCGCCCGGCGCGGAGTTGTTTTTCGGACAGCGTGACATCACGCACGCCTCGCGACGCAACACGTTCGGCGTGCAGTACCAGTTTTAG